The Planococcus versutus genome contains a region encoding:
- a CDS encoding MATE family efflux transporter produces the protein MASQHDFTQGPIARQLFYFSGPIILANLLQVSYQLIDSLWIGNLIGANALAAVSLSGTVLFTVLSFVIGLNNAALTILSQQKGRDSGEGLRHYLNAFVVLLAGMSIGLGMIGFIFAEPLLRLIGTPEEIMPMAVAYLKINFIGMLFLFGYNFIGTALRSVGDSKSPLYFVAIAVGLNTVMDPLFISVFNWGVEGAAYATIISQGAAFFIGFFYIRRKRILPFTRPTVPAKREVLDILRLGIPAGLQMSVISAGILAIMSVVASFGPAVVAGYGAAQRLDSLIMLPAQALGTAINSMAGQNIGAGQWDRVALVTRYGFFYNLAIMFVIAAILYIFAEPAVRLFLKEEEAVEFGTQYLRGVAFFYPFLGINFILNGTVRAAGAMFQVLILNILSFWVLRYPLTYLFAEWYGQSGIALGIGVSFVISSSFAFLYYRYGKWREIKAISEK, from the coding sequence TTGGCTAGTCAGCATGATTTTACACAAGGGCCGATTGCCCGGCAGCTGTTCTATTTCTCAGGGCCGATCATTTTGGCGAACCTCTTACAGGTTTCCTATCAGCTGATCGACAGCTTGTGGATCGGTAATCTGATCGGAGCCAATGCACTCGCGGCTGTCAGTTTATCGGGGACGGTGCTGTTTACGGTCCTGTCGTTTGTCATCGGCTTGAATAATGCGGCGCTGACCATCTTGTCCCAGCAAAAAGGGCGGGATAGCGGAGAAGGGCTTCGCCATTATTTGAACGCATTCGTTGTCCTGCTTGCAGGGATGTCGATTGGTCTTGGTATGATCGGTTTTATCTTCGCTGAACCATTGCTCCGGCTTATAGGAACGCCGGAGGAGATTATGCCCATGGCTGTCGCTTACTTGAAGATCAACTTTATCGGCATGCTGTTCTTGTTTGGCTACAATTTCATCGGCACCGCACTCCGATCAGTCGGCGATTCCAAGTCTCCGCTTTATTTTGTGGCGATTGCGGTTGGCTTGAATACAGTGATGGATCCGCTTTTCATCTCCGTCTTTAACTGGGGCGTCGAAGGGGCGGCTTATGCAACCATCATTTCGCAAGGCGCCGCATTTTTTATCGGTTTCTTCTACATACGTCGTAAACGGATTCTTCCATTCACGCGTCCGACAGTACCTGCAAAACGCGAGGTGCTTGATATTCTGAGACTGGGCATACCCGCAGGACTTCAGATGAGCGTCATTTCTGCCGGGATACTCGCCATCATGAGTGTCGTCGCTTCGTTTGGTCCCGCAGTGGTTGCCGGATACGGTGCGGCACAGAGACTCGACAGCCTGATTATGTTGCCGGCGCAGGCACTCGGCACGGCCATCAACTCGATGGCCGGACAAAATATCGGAGCGGGGCAATGGGACCGTGTGGCGCTTGTGACGCGCTATGGTTTTTTCTATAACCTGGCCATTATGTTCGTCATTGCAGCCATCCTTTACATCTTTGCTGAACCCGCTGTCCGGCTGTTCCTAAAAGAAGAAGAAGCCGTGGAATTCGGCACCCAGTATTTACGAGGCGTCGCATTCTTTTATCCATTCCTTGGCATTAATTTCATCTTGAACGGCACCGTCCGGGCAGCTGGCGCCATGTTCCAAGTGCTGATTTTGAATATCCTGTCCTTTTGGGTGCTTCGCTACCCGCTCACTTATTTATTCGCAGAATGGTACGGACAGAGTGGCATCGCGCTCGGTATAGGTGTTTCTTTCGTTATCTCCAGCAGCTTCGCGTTCCTGTATTACCGTTACGGGAAATGGCGAGAAATCAAGGCGATTAGTGAGAAATGA